In Cotesia glomerata isolate CgM1 linkage group LG3, MPM_Cglom_v2.3, whole genome shotgun sequence, one genomic interval encodes:
- the LOC123260522 gene encoding putative fatty acyl-CoA reductase CG8306: protein MGSKVAEFYNGKNIFITGATGFLGSCLIEKLLRSTDVNNIYLLIRPKKGKQINERLEELTKNSVYDRLREEKKTDLFKKLIVVAGDVGEENLGLSTEDRFTLVEEVQVIFHSAATLDFEASLKSAVDINLLGTRRVVELSQEIRNLKALVHVSSAFVNSFLLETKEQVYPAPADVNEVLKIVQELDEEALAQTAPKLLKNHPNAYTFTKHLAEHEVVNGKLPAAIVRPSMIVGAWKEPIPGWTTSKNGPQGFLMGASRGVVRRLPVAKDLIYDYIPVDIVVNSLIVAGYVVGSNADKVIKVYHCTSSTCNPFKWESIETKINGYLHKYPLKGAVWYPHLKLLPSLWFYRLSAIFVHFIPAYILDTVTRISGGRPILVRLHTNVNNSLDRLERFIFTEWKYHNPKLLALQESLSAEDKEIFGIDVRPLDWEEFFINLTQGVRVYLNKEPMKNIEKARSKNNILLVAHLGLQFALMGLIWWIVKVILGSTWTATGMVVPITYFIFSLL from the exons atgggATCTAAAGTTGCGGAATTTTACAATggaaaaaacatatttataaCTGGAGCTACCGGCTTCTTGGGTAGCTgtttgatagaaaaattactgCGCTCTACGgatgttaataatatttacctcCTTATAAGACCGAAAAAAggtaaacaaataaatgaaCGTCTTGAAGAACTCACCAAAAACTCg GTCTATGACCGACTTCGTGAGGAAAAAAAGacagatttatttaaaaagctgATCGTGGTTGCTGGCGATGTTGGTGAGGAAAACTTGGGACTTTCTACCGAGGACAGGTTCACTCTGGTAGAAGAGGTCCAGGTTATTTTCCACTCGGCTGCTACTTTGGACTTTGAGGCGAGTCTAAAGTCTGCGGTTGATATAAACCTTCTGGGGACTCGCCGGGTCGTGGAGCTAAGTCAAGAAATTAGAAATCTCAAG gcATTGGTACACGTCTCAAGTGCATTTGTAAACTCTTTTCTCCTGGAAACAAAAGAGCAAGTCTACCCAGCACCAGCAGACGTAAACGAAGTCTTGAAAATCGTCCAGGAACTTGATGAGGAAGCTCTAGCTCAAACAGCACCAAAGCTTCTAAAAAATCATCCAAATGCCTATACATTTACAAAACATCTCGCAGAACACGAAGTTGTCAATGGAAAGCTGCCAGCAGCAATTGTTAGACCTTCGATGA TCGTAGGAGCTTGGAAAGAGCCGATACCTGGATGGACGACTTCCAAAAACGGACCACAAGGTTTTTTGATGGGAGCTAGCCGAGGAGTTGTAAGACGTTTACCAGTCGCTAAAGATCTGATCTACGACTACATTCCCGTCGACATTGTAGTAAACTCTCTTATAGTCGCTGGTTATGTTGTGGGCTCCAATGC CGACAAAGTGATCAAAGTGTACCACTGTACATCTAGTACCTGCAATCCCTTCAAGTGGGAGTCAATTGAAACGAAAATTAATGGATATTTACACAAGTATCCATTGAAGGGTGCTGTTTGGTATCCACACCTGAAGCTTCTGCCTTCGTTATGGTTCTACCGACTCTCTGCCATTTTTGTTCACTTCATTCCAGCTTATATTTTAGACACTGTCACTCGTATAAGTGGCGGTAGACCCAT TCTGGTTCGTTTACACACGAACGTCAACAATTCATTGGATCGTCTGGAGAGATTCATTTTTACTGAGTGGAAGTATCATAATCCAAAATTGCTTGCATTACAAGAATCTTTGAGCGCTGAggataaagaaatttttggaatcgatGTCAGGCCGCTCGACTGGgaagaatttttcattaatctcACTCAAGGTGTTAGAGTTTACTTGAACAAAGAGCCcatgaaaaatattgaaaaggcTCGTTCCAAAAACAAtat ACTACTTGTTGCGCACTTGGGACTACAATTCGCACTTATGGGATTAATTTGGTGGATTGTAAAAGTAATTCTAGGATCAACATGGACTGCTACTGGGATGGTTGTACCCataacatattttatattcagTTTGCTTTAG